AGGTCTTTTGCCAACTTCAACTTAATTTCTTTTCATGTGTCTAGGGTGGACTTTGGAGTGCATCAGCCAAGGGTGGACTTGGAGGCTCGTTGGATAAGGGTGGACTTTGAAGACCATCAGCCAAGGGCGGACTTGGCTTATGTTTAGACATTCCAACCTTTTGTCATACTTCCTTTATTTCTGCCATCTTTCCTAGGTGGATTTTGGAGCCTTGTGCCATCCTCTTAACTGCAAGTAGGAGTTAACTTAACCTTCGCCATCTCTCTTAACTAGAGATAGGAGTTTGCTGTTTGTTTGCCAACTTCATTAGTGCATGGGCAGAGTTTGTAGACCATCAACCAAGGGCAGACTTGGCCAATGTTTGGCCATGCTTGTTGTGGGCGAACTTTGTCTTCCATTAGCCATCCTTGGCTTGGGCGGAGTTAGGAGTGCTTTGGACATCTTTTCTTGGGCGAACTTGGACCAGTCTTCTGCCAACTTCCTTGGGCGGACTTGGCACATCATTGGCCATGTCTTTCATGCCTTGGGTGAACTTTACCCTCTGTCTGCCATTCTTTCATGTGCTTGGCTGGTCAAACTTGGTCTTTCCTTGGACGACTTTTCATCTTCATGCCACTTCTCTTCCAAACATCTTCATTCAAACTGCCATGTCCATCTCTGACTTGCCATGTTCATACCTGGATCATCTGGAACAAAAACCCtagattagggttttcaccttgTTTTTTACACTTGGAGGTAAATTTTTTAATTCTGAGAACATGGGCACTGATCATATGACCtaaggaacaaaaccctaattctactttcaaaaaagcaaaaaagcaaaaaagttgCTTCCCGGATTGggcccaaagtgccaaaaacaaaactttctaaatttagaaaaaaaaaattcataaaaatagaaagttgtcagaaatgactcaaagcaattgcgatcctcgTCCTTCAAACCTTCTATAAGCACTTAGACAATGTTCAAACACTATTTTGAGCATGAACTCTTTACTTGGCTCAAGATGACTTCTCAAAAACTCTGATTCAAAAACACTCAAAGAAGATGGATTTATGAAATTGCAAAGCTAGGACAAAACTCTAAAAAGAAAACAATTGGGGGTCCCCATTCGCAATGGGGCGATGTTTGAAATAGGTTCACAATAGGTATGCAATGCTATTATTGATGGTGGAAGCTCAGACAATattgttttagaagaaatggtAAGCAAGTTGCTGCTAAGTCATCACGATCAAAAGATGCAGAAAATGGAGAAACACTTGTTGCAAGAAGAGTTTTGATGAATTTAGGACAATAATTAGTTCAAAGAAGAGTTTATTTCAGACAAGATGTAAGTGTAAGGGTAAGGTATGCAATGTCATTATTGTTGGTGGAAGCTCAAACAATATTATTTTAGAAGAAATGGTAAGCAAGTTGCAGTTAGAAAGAAGGCACGTGCATCCATATCAGATTGCTTGGTTGCAGGATGATCGAAAAGTTTTGGTGAGTGAACAATGTTTAGTTAAATTTAAGATAGGAGACCATCGTGATGAGGCCTTATGTGATATTatgtcaatgaatgtttgtcataTGCTATTGAGAAGATTgtggcaatttgacaggaaggcAATGCATGATGGTTATGCAAACACATACATTGTGATGAAGGATGGAGTTTGACACAAATTGAAACccttgagtaagaatgatgaaaaggtaTGTAAGAACACTGGTAAATGTTTGattaatggagttaaagaattagtcaaagaggatgaagatgaagattatgattttctcatgcaagTTGCAACAACGTTTAAGGATGATTTGTTCATGCAAGTTGCTCATGTAAGAACACTGGTAAATGTTTAGGTAAGGTATGGCTATGCAATCAGTTTCAATGGAGAAGGAAAAAGAGGTAAAATTTCATTTTTGTGAGATCATTGTTGAATCTGATTAGTTTAAGGATGATGGTATTGGTATAAGAGAGGGTGTTTCAGCAAACAATCCATTGGAAAATGAAGTTTTAAATGAGAAAGAAGATGAACGAGTGAAGGGTTGGTTCATGGATGATCTCTTGTTTGATAAAGAGATTAATGAAGATGAAGGTTTTGTAACTAATAGTTTGTTGCAGGATGAGAAAGAAGAATTTCTTGGTTGTTTTTCTAATATTGATGTGAAAGTAGAGGAGATGAAGTTTGCAGAAAAACAATGTCTTTTGGAAGGCTTGAACAAACAAGGACATGGTGTTACCATAGAGAAGGGTGAAGAACAAGTTTTTGTAGCTGCTTCAGGGGATGAGGTGATACAAGAATTTGATTATTTAACTGATTGAAATAACGTtgaagtttttgatttttcagagTTCCCTAGTATATTTTGGTGGGAAATGGATTATGtaacaagaggaagaaaaagaggaaaaatcaAGAATGGGAGAGACATCAAATTACTAAAGAACTAGTTAAGCATATTCAAGAAGATGAGGCAGAGAAGTGGATGCAGAATAAGCATAGGAATTATAAATGTTTATGAGTTTCACTCAGGAAGCATTTCTTTCTACCTTGGGTGTCTGATGCAGGGCATCCATGTATTGGATGGAgcccaaatttcaaatttcaatttttttccatcCGTAGGTGTTAGAAATTTGAATTACTTGGGACGTGGAGTCCCCTTTGACTCTAATTTTAGCAGTTTTGTAATGCCTTTGCAAGGAACGCATGAGGGTAGTTAAAGGTATTTTtaagtttttctttctttgggggTGTGCTGCTTGGAAAATGGGTACACAATGGTTTCTGAGCAgcagtttttggtgttattgaGGCAAGGTTTTCAGAAAAGGGGAAGGAAGAAGTTTcccaattttgggaaaaaggaaggaaagctgaagtagttatgttttgtTCTAGGGGTGGGAATAGGGCATTTCTGTTGCAAGTCTAAGGACAGCCATAGACCAGACTAGAATGTTGTTATGAGAAGCCAATAGGCTAGTCTCCTTGTTATATAAACTTGTTTCATATTGCAATAACAATTTCTCTGGTTTTGTTGCATCAGTTTGGTGTTCATACAACCTCATTTCTTTTGATTTATGCATCAGATTTGCAAATGTGTTGAAGTGTGTTGTGTAATGTTCCCTCTTCTGGTTCTGCTCCTTGTTGAATAATCCTTCAGAGATATAAGATCTCTGCCTTAATTCCTTTCTAAGAATCTTAACATTCACTAAGAATGTTCTTAATCAAATCTCTACATTCACTGAGAATGTCCCTAATCCAGGCTCAACATTCACTAAGAATGTCCCTGACTCCTTCTTATCATTCACTAAGAATGTTCTTAATCAAATCTCTACATTCACTGAGAATGTCCTTGATCCAGGCTCAACATTAACTAAGAATGTCCCTGATTCAATCTTATCATTCACTAAGAATGTCCTTAATCAAATCTCTACATTCACTGAGAATGTCCATGATCCAGGCTCAACATTCACTAAGAATATCCATGATCCAATCTTATCCTTCACTAAGAATGTCCTTAATCAAATCTCTACATTCACTGAGAATGTCCCTGATCCAAGCTCAACATTCACTAAGAATGTCCCTGATCCCAATCTTATCATTCACTAAGAATGACCTTAATTGCTGGTAATGGTAAACACCTACTGTTCAGTGAGAATCTTCTGCTGAAATGTCAGGGCTGAACTCTGATCTGATCAGATATCTTGCTGATGAATGGACATTGACTGTCTCCCTTGTAATGTTTCTCTGCCTTCTTGAAGATTCCGATCTGCTCACATGCCTCCTGAATATTGTATCTTCCTTTGTCTGGAATGAAGGCTTAAGAATGAGTCCTTGAATGGTGAAAGTGTCAAATACTTTACTTGATTTGATTTCTAGAAATTACACGAATATCTATATATTAATATATCGGATGGGAATGGATATTGTTTCTAACTTGCTGCTCTTGGGATTTGTTAATCCTGATTCCAAAATTCCAAAAGAATAATATATCCTCCTTCGTATCACTTCCTTCCATGATTTGATCCCATTTAAACTCCGTAATCAACACGTCCCTTAAGGAGAGACATTATCGTGTCTCTTTGTTCATGTCCTTTGACAATTAATTATGAATCGGTTAATAATAATCACTATTACTTAAGAATAAATCAGAATATAATTGATAATGGAAATCAATTAATATCAATATTGGATATCATTTGTGCCTATAACTTAATAATAGTACTGATCCGATTCTGATCCATGGTGttctcactggatgcttttgattcctttcctttatatctctcaatgtgagggagaggtcacacctcttcatcatgtatgccctttggcaagagacatgccctttccaccattagcctcctttgaaagagtgtaactctttATTATATCTGCTTTtttaaagggacacaacctttcatgatcagatctgcacttctcattcccaaattattccctctcaaatgaggtactcttctcccttttatatctcatgtttgagggagttacaacttttcattccatttcttttgaccattcattaacttaattaaattttaattatatttaattatgttcttttctatttttattttatttttgtttttataattataattttatttttaatattttattcttgtgaattttaatttttttgttattataatttgccattaaattctatttcaaagtggggacattacatgttgTTGGTGTTTGTTAAGGGGTGTTGCTGTTCTTAATCAAGAAAATAGACTTTCAGGACTTTAGTATTTCCATAGTGTCGAGGTTTGTGACCACAAGGATCAAATACTTCTTTTTCTGTTGCAAAAGAAAACAAATATGCACCttgaatcttaatctttacttCAACTGCTTTTGTAATCCAGAGGATTGGATATGACGAAGAAGAAGAAATATGCTAGGAGGAAATTGGCCAGTTGTTTTTGGGAAACAAAATAAAAATCAACTGTTTTTTAATGGCCAAGAACAATTAAAAAGATGAAAATGATGCTATTGCTTCCTATGAATGAAGCATTTAGTCTAGTTTCGTACTGTAATAAAGTTTGTTCCCCAGAAGAAAAGAATAGTAACCTTTGTTTGTTGTCCAAAGAGTGCTGGAACATATTGTTGATTTTaaattttgacttttaaattttcaGATTCTCGCTTTGCCATAAACTGTGGCGGCTTACAAATGACTTCCCAGCtaggaattgattatgaaggtGACAATAAAACACTTGATGCTGCGTCATTTTATGTGACTGATACACAAAAGTGGGGAGTCAGCAATACTGGAAATTTTCTGGACAATTCtgtacaaaattttacaatatcgAGTCAATCTCAATTTACAAATACATTAGATACAGAACTCTACCAAACAGCACGCTTATCTCCCAGTTCACTGAGGTACTATGGTTTAGGGCTTGAAAATGGACCATATACAGTAAAACTGCAGTTTGCTGAAATAGATATTCTAGACACAAAAAGCTGGAAGAGTCTTGGAAAACGTATTTTTGATGTTTCTGTTCAGGTATGTGTAACCCTCTTTTCTGatgctttgatttttatttctACAAAAAAGTATCCATGTATTTCCTTGTTTTGTATAGGAAGAGGGGGTAGAGATTATTTTCTGTATTTCTCCCTTTTATGGTCCTTCGCTTTTTGCAAAGTGTGCATGACATCAAAAACATTAGTCTAACAATCATATTGCATGCAATCTCATTTGGGTTTTAAATTTTCTTATTGGCTAGATGTTAGCTTTGCATAGTAACTCAGTTCTACAATTTTTTGTCCCCTGATGCTGTAGGGGAATAAAGTATTAACAAATTTCAATATCCGAAAGGAGGCAGGAGGTTCATTTATAGCAGTTGATCGAAATTTCAGCACAAATGTGActgaaaattttcttgaaattcattttttctggactGGGAGGGGAACATGCTGGTCTTTAAACCAAGGACTCTGTAGACCTTTAATATCAGCCATAAGTGTTACACCTGGTAAAGGAAGTGGCAGGACTTTTATATTACTTTATTTAATTTAAAGAATATATAAAGTTAAAAGAGAACATATTTACGTTGGGCATGAGGATAATGCATAAAAATGAGTATTGTTTTAAAAAGTTCGTTCTTTAGCAATTGTCTGCAAatttatttacataatttacaaaaagacattggAAACCGCAGAAATCTTTACTGCTGAATATTTTATTGTGTGTAGAATTCACTCCTACTGTTTCGGATCTTCCACTATCCAACTCCTCCCATAAGAAAATCAAGACAGGAGCAGTGATTGGAATTCTTTTTGCTGGAATGGTTGCTGTTTTGACATGTCTTGCTTTTATCATTTTCTGGCGGAGAAGAGCTAGAAAGTCCTTAGAAGCACGTGGTCGGGAACAAGAAGGTAATGGCAAGAGTTTTTAGGAGGTGAATTTTCATAAATTATAGTATATCTTTCTCCAAATTGGGTTGATTTTAATTTGGTGGAATGTGGTAATGGTATTGATACCCATCACATCTTGCTTCATTATCAGCACTCGAAGGAATCCAGACAAAACCAAACATTTTCAGCTATGCTGACATGAAGAATGCAACAAGTGATTTTCATGAAGAAAATAAGTTGGGCCAGGGAGGATTTGGTACAGTTCATAAGGTTTGTAAATATGGGTTCCAGTATTCGCATTCACTTGTTTTAGATGTGTGTATATAAATAAATTCTCTATTGCATACATAAAATTCTCCATAATTTATGTTTCCTAGTAAATTTTTCTCATGGCTCATGCCAATTACAAATCATTTTCTATCCTTAAATCTCCCCTAAAAACTTATCTGATTTTCTGTGTGCTGAATTATGACATTATAACAGGGCATTCTTCCAGATGGTAAAATAGTAGCAGTGAAGCAATTGTCATCTGAATCTAAGCAAGGAAAGCGTGAGTTTATAAATGAAGTAGCTGCAATATCTATAGTGCAACATAGAAACCTTGTTAAATTGCATGGATGCTGTGTAGAAGGAGAACATCGCATTTTGGTCTATGAATGTCTGGAAAACAACAGTCTTGCACAAGCTTTATTCGGTAACAGTATATGCACACCTTGATTTGTAAGAAATTTTGAGTTCATTCACAACATAGCAACAAATATATGAGTTTCATGTATGCTAAATCGCAGGCAATAATAGATCTAAAATTCACCTGGACTGGCCTACTCGTCTCAACATATGCATTGGGACCGCACGTGGGCTTGCTTACCTTCATGAGGAATCCAGTGTCCGAATAGTGCATCGAGATATCAAACCCAGTAACATCCTGTTGGATAACTCTCTGAACCCTAAGATTGCAGATTTTGGGTTGGCTAAGCTATTCGATGAAACGGAAAGCCACATAAGTACCAGAGTTGCCGGCACGATGTAAGATCACCTTGGCCATTAGATTTCAGTACTCTGAAAACTATCAGAGATCAAGTTACCTTATAATCGTTGAAAAACAAGATAATCTTCTGATGTTGTAAGATGCTATGTTGACAAGATATTCTTCCTGGTGACATTCTTCTTCATCTGTTCACGTGTTTTCTTTTTTACATGTATGAATGCAATTTTGTTTTGTGGGGCTGATTAATAAAATTACTGTACATGTTGAAGCTTTTGAAAACAGCTGGAAGTTGCCATGCCTACTTTTGCATGATCTGATTGGAAAGTTTTTGTGTTTGAAGAGGGTATCTGGCTCCGGAGTATGCAATGCGAGGTTGCCTCACAGAAAAGGCTGATGTTTTCAGCTTTGGGGTTGTCACTTTGGAAGTGGTGAGCGGTAGGAGTAATACAGACACAAGCTTGCCACAAGAGAGTGTCTATCTTCTAGAATGGGTGCGTACTAAACTAGTAAAGTTAATTCAATTATGCAGTAGTTTTAATTTTAGTCTAGTGTAGTTAGTACTAATGACCACCACCTACTGATCAAATTATAGGCTTGGCAACTCCATGAGCAAGAGAGACTGCTGGAATTGATGGATCCTCAACTTCGACCAACATACATAGAAGAAGAAGTCCTCAGAGTAATTGCAGTAGCCCTTCTTTGCACACAAGCCTTGCCTGAAATGCGCCCATCAATGTCTCGAGTGGTAGCAATGCTGACTGGTGATATAGAGGAAATTCCTGTTACTTCTCGCCCTGGTTACATCACAGATTGGCAGTACAACCACCATTTGGCTGCTCAAGATCCTGGAAGTGCATCTATTGCACTATCACCGCAGCAGGGAAGCACGGAAATCTTGCTGCCTGCTGCATTGGTCTTACCTGAAAATGAAGAAATGACTCCATCAATGGTCCACCAGGCTTTAGCTGATGACCAATGAATAttgaatgattttttttcttttggacATCTCTATAGGATCCAAGAATTGGAACTGAAATCTTGTCCCTGCTAATGTTCACACCTCCTATATTTAAATGTAATGTAGTAGTAATCTTATTCCTAAATTCCTATACAATAACTATAATTTTggggatttcatgtttatctgtttacTGGCTATCCATTATAGGCTGTTTGACGTTGTGAAGATTACTTAAAACGTtcgttcattcattcattcattccttgaTCTACATCTCTAAGTGATTATAATGTAAGTTAATCTTGAAATTTGAGATTAGGGATGCAATTGCTAGTTTTCATGTTGGGTGTTTCAGTATATTATTTAATATGTCAATGCttgttattttgttgtttgttgacaCTTTGTGAACGAATTTTTTCTCATATATGGGTATATGACATGAGAGAATAAATGAGACTTAAAATTTCAACTTTGCTTTAcctaatatacaaatatattaatTGCACCTTATTTCATGGTTTTGCTTTCACATACAACTTACAGTCAAAATGAACTTAATTTAGTgtagtcattaatgtcaagaaatgaCCACTTATGGGAAATGGAACTATAAAAAAGGTGTAGCTGAAAAATCTAGTGTCTCCAATACACAAATATAAGGGAAAAAAATACAATATAGAGACATTGTCCCTGCAAATGCTCACATATCTTGTAGTGACTATATTTAAATGTGATGTAGTAGTAACTTATTCATAAATTCTTATAATGCGAGTTAATCTTCAAATTTGGAAGTGGGGATACAATTGCTAGTTTTTATTTAATATGTCAATGATTTTTctcatatataatatgtatatcaTATATCAAATGATATTTAAAATTTCAAGTTTGTTTCACATAATATACGTATATACTGATTGCAATTTATTTCACGATTTTGTAGGATTTTAAATTCACATGCGAGTTAAACCTTCAATGACACAAGGGATTTAATTTAATGTAGATATTAATATCAAGAAGTGATCACTTATGGAAAATAGGAATGCTAAAAAAATGTAGCTGAAAAATACATAATGGAAATGCCTTGTGCTTCTCCAATACACACAAATATATGAGGAAAAAGATAAACATAGTCTTGTACTTATCTTTTAATGCATCCACACTGTAGGTATAAGTATTTTCATGGTTGTCGTTGATATTCACATGTCATTCAAGACTAGGagaattacaattatatataattTCAAACTTGTACAATTTTTCACACATCAAGCTCTACAATATTGTAGGgtcaaaaattgcatacctctTTACAATTTCACCCACACTTTTATAGTCACTTTAATATCAATTCTCCTAACATTTGGGTAGGTCAATTTCAACCCTTGCATTAGCCTTTTTCCTCTCAGCTCAAGACACCTTTTCCATAGCTATTTTTTTGGTCAGTTTTGTGTTAGCTATGTGACGTTCCCACCTTGGTCATCACGATACTGATACTTCACACGGTTTATCGATTTCGTGAAGTCTCTAAGAAGAGACAAAATTTTAGAAGAAGTGGATCGATGTTAAATACACAATCGATaagactaatatatatatatatatatatcgattagTCTAAGAAGATATCTAATAAGGGACGATATTTGGCAATCATATAACAACAGTTATGTAGTGGGGAATACagattacaattaaatattaatccTCAAAGTAGCGATGGAAGTTAGATTAACTGTGTTAATACCGAAGAGGCAGCAAATAAAACGAATTAGTGTTAAAGCAGTGAGCACGATAATCATTATCGTCGGTATACAAAAGACACGGATTAAGATACCAAAGACAGCGATTATCAACACAATGAATACTACCCAAGGCAGATCGAGTAAGACAAGTTAACATATGCGATTATCATTGAATAAGAGTGCAAGTCTAACCGATAACTAAAATTGTATTGAAGTGGTGCGATTAGGAAATAAACGAACATAAGACGTGTCTTTTGACAACGTAACTTATAAGGGAGGAGGAAAAAAAGGGAGGTATATAGAGGATTTCCGGCACTTGGTATAAACCAGTCATATAGAACTCGAGCTAGACCAGAGAACGCAATATCCTTGATGCAAATACATATCTCCAGATTGGAAACAGCCACCTATCATTAAGGGTGATATCAGCACATTCTTAATTACATATATTGACATACCAGATACAGCAAGAACATAACGGGACAGCGATATCATATTTGTCAACCCCTTTACATCAATCTGGGATAGAGGGGAAGTTTAGCAGCTATTTATTGTAG
The nucleotide sequence above comes from Cryptomeria japonica chromosome 11, Sugi_1.0, whole genome shotgun sequence. Encoded proteins:
- the LOC131063944 gene encoding probable LRR receptor-like serine/threonine-protein kinase At1g56130 isoform X6, with product MGKFIQALLSWKTVKPDINFVSIVSKIQVPASSVWFLCIVYSIGCLLQAAQVIAVTDSIEVAALRSLSRKWSIDSSPTWNLTDPCSGLAISTANIGNPGIKCDCLDNNGTLCHVTQMWVNQLDKTGELPEELANLTYLFDLSLNRNFFNGRIPAFLGNLTNMQYFIHFFRALGINNFSGPVPKELGNLQKLKSLSFASNNLNGALPPELGNLTQLEQLYIESAGVSGEIPNSFRNLQKLKRVWVSDNLFTGAIPDFIGNWTDLIELKVRGTAFKGPIPSSFSNLTSLTTLRRISDLTSGVTSLTFLKGLKKLTQFVLRNNKISGEIPSYVAELSALTYLDLSYNQFSGTLPTWFNDTDLKVNLVGNYLGINGTNNGLACLQRTFPCNKEAPRYSRFAINCGGLQMTSQLGIDYEGDNKTLDAASFYVTDTQKWGVSNTGNFLDNSVQNFTISSQSQFTNTLDTELYQTARLSPSSLRYYGLGLENGPYTVKLQFAEIDILDTKSWKSLGKRIFDVSVQGNKVLTNFNIRKEAGGSFIAVDRNFSTNVTENFLEIHFFWTGRGTCWSLNQGLCRPLISAISVTPEFTPTVSDLPLSNSSHKKIKTGAVIGILFAGMVAVLTCLAFIIFWRRRARKSLEARGREQEALEGIQTKPNIFSYADMKNATSDFHEENKLGQGGFGTVHKGILPDGKIVAVKQLSSESKQGKREFINEVAAISIVQHRNLVKLHGCCVEGEHRILVYECLENNSLAQALFGNNRSKIHLDWPTRLNICIGTARGLAYLHEESSVRIVHRDIKPSNILLDNSLNPKIADFGLAKLFDETESHISTRVAGTIGYLAPEYAMRGCLTEKADVFSFGVVTLEVVSGRSNTDTSLPQESVYLLEWAWQLHEQERLLELMDPQLRPTYIEEEVLRVIAVALLCTQALPEMRPSMSRVVAMLTGDIEEIPVTSRPGYITDWQYNHHLAAQDPGSASIALSPQQGSTEILLPAALVLPENEEMTPSMVHQALADDQ
- the LOC131063944 gene encoding probable LRR receptor-like serine/threonine-protein kinase At1g56130 isoform X7 yields the protein MGKFIQALLSWKTVKPDINFVSIVSKIQVPASSVWFLCIVYSIGCLLQAAQVIAVTDSIEVAALRSLSRKWSIDSSPTWNLTDPCSGLAISTANIGNPGIKCDCLDNNGTLCHVTQMWVNQLDKTGELPEELANLTYLFDLSLNRNFFNGRIPAFLGNLTNMQYFIHFFRALGINNFSGPVPKELGNLQKLKSLSFASNNLNGALPPELGNLTQLEQLKVRGTAFKGPIPSSFSNLTSLTTLRRISDLTSGVTSLTFLKGLKKLTQFVLRNNKISGEIPSYVAELSALTYLDLSFNNFTGEFPTSLQNLSSLMFLFLGNNNMSGKLPSQMSPSLKYIDLSYNQFSGTLPTWFNDTDLKVNLVGNYLGINGTNNGLACLQRTFPCNKEAPRYSRFAINCGGLQMTSQLGIDYEGDNKTLDAASFYVTDTQKWGVSNTGNFLDNSVQNFTISSQSQFTNTLDTELYQTARLSPSSLRYYGLGLENGPYTVKLQFAEIDILDTKSWKSLGKRIFDVSVQGNKVLTNFNIRKEAGGSFIAVDRNFSTNVTENFLEIHFFWTGRGTCWSLNQGLCRPLISAISVTPEFTPTVSDLPLSNSSHKKIKTGAVIGILFAGMVAVLTCLAFIIFWRRRARKSLEARGREQEALEGIQTKPNIFSYADMKNATSDFHEENKLGQGGFGTVHKGILPDGKIVAVKQLSSESKQGKREFINEVAAISIVQHRNLVKLHGCCVEGEHRILVYECLENNSLAQALFGNNRSKIHLDWPTRLNICIGTARGLAYLHEESSVRIVHRDIKPSNILLDNSLNPKIADFGLAKLFDETESHISTRVAGTIGYLAPEYAMRGCLTEKADVFSFGVVTLEVVSGRSNTDTSLPQESVYLLEWAWQLHEQERLLELMDPQLRPTYIEEEVLRVIAVALLCTQALPEMRPSMSRVVAMLTGDIEEIPVTSRPGYITDWQYNHHLAAQDPGSASIALSPQQGSTEILLPAALVLPENEEMTPSMVHQALADDQ
- the LOC131063944 gene encoding probable LRR receptor-like serine/threonine-protein kinase At1g56130 isoform X3, with the protein product MGKFIQALLSWKTVKPDINFVSIVSKIQVPASSVWFLCIVYSIGCLLQAAQVIAVTDSIEVAALRSLSRKWSIDSSPTWNLTDPCSGLAISTANIGNPGIKCDCLDNNGTLCHVTQMWVNQLDKTGELPEELANLTYLFDLSLNRNFFNGRIPAFLGNLTNMQYLALGINNFSGPVPKELGNLQKLKSLSFASNNLNGALPPELGNLTQLEQLYIESAGVSGEIPNSFRNLQKLKRVWVSDNLFTGAIPDFIGNWTDLIELKVRGTAFKGPIPSSFSNLTSLTTLRRISDLTSGVTSLTFLKGLKKLTQFVLRNNKISGEIPSYVAELSALTYLDLSFNNFTGEFPTSLQNLSSLMFLFLGNNNMSGKLPSQMSPSLKYIDLSYNQFSGTLPTWFNDTDLKVNLVGNYLGINGTNNGLACLQRTFPCNKEAPRYSRFAINCGGLQMTSQLGIDYEGDNKTLDAASFYVTDTQKWGVSNTGNFLDNSVQNFTISSQSQFTNTLDTELYQTARLSPSSLRYYGLGLENGPYTVKLQFAEIDILDTKSWKSLGKRIFDVSVQGNKVLTNFNIRKEAGGSFIAVDRNFSTNVTENFLEIHFFWTGRGTCWSLNQGLCRPLISAISVTPEFTPTVSDLPLSNSSHKKIKTGAVIGILFAGMVAVLTCLAFIIFWRRRARKSLEARGREQEALEGIQTKPNIFSYADMKNATSDFHEENKLGQGGFGTVHKGILPDGKIVAVKQLSSESKQGKREFINEVAAISIVQHRNLVKLHGCCVEGEHRILVYECLENNSLAQALFGNNRSKIHLDWPTRLNICIGTARGLAYLHEESSVRIVHRDIKPSNILLDNSLNPKIADFGLAKLFDETESHISTRVAGTIGYLAPEYAMRGCLTEKADVFSFGVVTLEVVSGRSNTDTSLPQESVYLLEWAWQLHEQERLLELMDPQLRPTYIEEEVLRVIAVALLCTQALPEMRPSMSRVVAMLTGDIEEIPVTSRPGYITDWQYNHHLAAQDPGSASIALSPQQGSTEILLPAALVLPENEEMTPSMVHQALADDQ
- the LOC131063944 gene encoding probable LRR receptor-like serine/threonine-protein kinase At1g56130 isoform X8, producing the protein MGKFIQALLSWKTVKPDINFVSIVSKIQVPASSVWFLCIVYSIGCLLQAAQVIAVTDSIEVAALRSLSRKWSIDSSPTWNLTDPCSGLAISTANIGNPGIKCDCLDNNGTLCHVTQMWVNQLDKTGELPEELANLTYLFDLSLNRNFFNGRIPAFLGNLTNMQYFIHFFRALGINNFSGPVPKELGNLQKLKSLSFASNNLNGALPPELGNLTQLEQLYIESAGVSGEIPNSFRNLQKLKRVWVSDNLFTGAIPDFIGNWTDLIEFVLRNNKISGEIPSYVAELSALTYLDLSFNNFTGEFPTSLQNLSSLMFLFLGNNNMSGKLPSQMSPSLKYIDLSYNQFSGTLPTWFNDTDLKVNLVGNYLGINGTNNGLACLQRTFPCNKEAPRYSRFAINCGGLQMTSQLGIDYEGDNKTLDAASFYVTDTQKWGVSNTGNFLDNSVQNFTISSQSQFTNTLDTELYQTARLSPSSLRYYGLGLENGPYTVKLQFAEIDILDTKSWKSLGKRIFDVSVQGNKVLTNFNIRKEAGGSFIAVDRNFSTNVTENFLEIHFFWTGRGTCWSLNQGLCRPLISAISVTPEFTPTVSDLPLSNSSHKKIKTGAVIGILFAGMVAVLTCLAFIIFWRRRARKSLEARGREQEALEGIQTKPNIFSYADMKNATSDFHEENKLGQGGFGTVHKGILPDGKIVAVKQLSSESKQGKREFINEVAAISIVQHRNLVKLHGCCVEGEHRILVYECLENNSLAQALFGNNRSKIHLDWPTRLNICIGTARGLAYLHEESSVRIVHRDIKPSNILLDNSLNPKIADFGLAKLFDETESHISTRVAGTIGYLAPEYAMRGCLTEKADVFSFGVVTLEVVSGRSNTDTSLPQESVYLLEWAWQLHEQERLLELMDPQLRPTYIEEEVLRVIAVALLCTQALPEMRPSMSRVVAMLTGDIEEIPVTSRPGYITDWQYNHHLAAQDPGSASIALSPQQGSTEILLPAALVLPENEEMTPSMVHQALADDQ